CGAAGCTGAAGCCGATCGCAACGCGCCCGAGGCTCTTGGAGATCTGCCAGAAGGCGCCCTTGTCTATGCCGCCATTGTCGTAGAACGGATCGGCGATGAAGTCCCAGGCATCCGACACCACCTTGGTCGGCGGCGGCAGCCTCGCGCCGGGCTCCGAGCACAGGAGCTGCCAGACGAACAGCGTGATCGAGAGCACGATGAGCGGTGGCAGCACGACGCTCGCGACATGGCGCGCCATTTCCAGAGTACGTTCCAGCGCCGGCCGCACGGGCGGCCGGAACGTCACGATTTCCGCCGAGCTCTCCGGAACGGGCGTGGCGACGGCCACCGAGGCGGCGGCCCTTGCAGCAGCAGGCATCACGCCACCTTCTTGATCTGGAGTGCAGCGAGGTAGGCCTTCGGGTCGGCCGGGTCGAAGACCTTGCCGTCGAAGAACGTCTCCTTGCCGCGCGACGTCCCGGCCGGCATGTCGGCCGCGGCGACGCCGATGGCCTTGGCGGCCTCGCGCCACAGATCCTCGCGATTGACCTTGCCGATGATCGCCTTGGTGTCGAGATCGGCGGCCATCATGCCCCAGCGCTGGTTCTCGGTGAGGAACCACAGCTCGTGGCTCTGGTAGGGATAGGAGGCGTGGTCGCGCCAGAACTTCATCGACAGGTCGCGGTTGTCGATCTTGCGGCCGTCGCCGTAGTTCACCTTGCCTTCGATGCGGTTGATGATGTCGGAGGGGGGACAGTTGAACCACTGGCGCTTGCCGACGATGTCGGCCAGTTCCTTGGCGTTCTCGCGCTTGTCGCACCACTGCGCCGCCTCGAGCACCGCCTGCAGGACGGCCAGCGCCGCCTTCGGATTCTTGTCGACCCACTCGGCGCGCATGGCGAGGCTCTTCTCCGGATGGTTCTTCCAGAGGTCACCTGTGGTGCAGGCGGTGTAGCCGATGCCCTGGTTGACGAGCTGCTCGTTCCACGGTTCGCCGACGCAGAAGGCCTCCATGCTGCCGACCTTCATGTTGGCCACCATCTGGGGCGGCGGCACGACGATGGTCGAGACGTCCTTGTCGGGATCGATGCCGCCTGCGGCCAGCCAGTAGCGGATCCACAGGTCGTGGGTGCCGCCGCGGAAGGTCATCGCGCACTTCGGATCCTTGCCGGCGGCCTTCATCTTGGCAAAGGCCTCCTTGAGCGGCGCCGCATTGACGGTGGCGCCGGTGCTCATCAGGTCCTTGGCGACCGAGATCGCCTGGCCGTTCGTGTTGAGGCGCGACAGGATGTACATCGGCACCGGCTTGTTCTCCGGCGTCGTGAGCCCCAGCGACATCTGGTAGGGCTTGGGCGTCAGGATATGGGCGCCGTCGACGCCGCCTGAAGACGAACCCAGCACGGTATTGTCGCGCGTCGTGCCCCAGGACGCCTGCTTGGCGACGTTGGCGTCGGTAATGCCGTACTTGTCGAACAGCTTCTTTTCCTTGGCGATGATCAGCGGCGAGGAATCGGTGAGCGCGATGAAGCCCAGCGTGACCTTGTTGGTCTCCGGTCCGCTCGTCTGCGCGAAGGCGCCGCCCGGGAAGGAGGCACGCACGGCGCTCATCAGGGCGGCCGTCGCCGCGACGCCCGAGGCGCTCTTGAAAAGGTCGCGCCGTCCCAGGCCCTTGCGGCCGTTCCTAGTCGCCATGATTGCTCTCCTGCTGTTTGAAGGTCGTTGAGGTTTCGTTGTTGGGGTCGAACACCGACCCATCGAGGAAACTGTCGGGACCCATCGCCACCGGTGCGCCGTTGGTCGGCAGGATCCAGGGATCGGAATGCGCACCCTCGACCTTGCGGTCTCCCAGCGGGCACGGCAGGCCAAGCTCGCTGGCGGCGGCGCGGTAGATGTCGCTGCGGAACACGCGATCGGCCACGGCGCGCATGTCGGGGCGCGACTCGACCTGGCCCCACCGCACCATCTGCGACAGGTACCAGTCGGCATGGCTGCGCCACGGGAAGTTGGCGAGCTGGCGATGGAAGATGTGGAAGTCCGGAAGACTCAACGAGCGGCCGATCACATCCGCCGGCACGTTGAGGAAGCGGGGCATCGCCAGGATGCGCGCCGCCTCGGGCCGGTTGGCCGGTTCGTCGAGCCAGGCGCAGGCCTCGATGATGGCCTTCACGAGCGCGATGAGAGTCTTGGGATTGCGTTGCGCCCAGGCCTCGGTCGTACCCAGCACCTTCTCGGGCATCGAGTCCCAGATCTGCCGGCTGGACGCGGCGATGCGGCCGATGCCGAGGGTCGCGGATTGCTGGTTCCACGGCTCGCCGACGCAGTAGCCGTCGATCGTGCCGCCCGAGAGATGCGCCACCATGTGAGGCGGCGGCACGACCGTGAGGCGCACGTCGCGATCCGGATCGATGCCGCCCGAAGCGAGCCACAGGCGCAGCAGGTGATTGTGCGAGGAGTAGGTGAAGACCGACGCCAGCGTGATGGGCGGGCGGCCCTCGCACGCGCGGCGAGCAACGACGGCGGCCAGGGCGCGGGCATCGAGCGGCGCGCCGGCCGGGCGATGGTCGCCGACATGCTCGGGCGCAGCGTCCTCGATCTCCCGCCACAGCGCGTTCGACAGCGTGATCGAGTTGCCGTTCAGATGCAGCGTCATCGCCGCGATCATCGGGACGTTGACGCTGTCGATGCCCAGCGTGGTCGCGAGCGGCATCGGCGAGAGCATGTGGGCCGCGTCGAGCAGGCCGACCGCGAGCTTGTCGCGGATGTTGGACCAGGAGACTTCGCGGAGCAGTTCGACGTCGAGACCGTGACGCTCGTAGAGGCCGAGCACCTCCGCGAACAGCACGGGCGCGCAGTCGATCAGGGGAATGAACCCCACCCTCACCTTCGGTCGCTCGACTTGTCCCACCAGACTCGACTCCAAAAAAAAAGACGCCCCAAGCGGCCGCGATGAAGCGACCGTGTGGGACGTCATTGTCCGGGAGGGCAGACCGCCATTGGCCTGCCCGAAATTCAGGAGCCGCCCGTCATTGGGCGCCTCGCCTGTAGTTCAGCAGGAAACATGCCAACCGCCGAAGGCGCCGCCGCGATCGGCCAAGTGGCTGATCCATCGATGAAAGTGTCGACGACCTCGAAAATCACCCCTTTGGGGTCGTGTTATCGAGTGCTCGCAAATGCAGCATGGCCGCCAAAGAGGCAGGCATCTCGCCTGCCTAGAACTTCAGCGCCTTCGCATAGGTGAGAAGGTCCTGCGCCACTTCGCCAATGCGCTTGTTCTGATCCATGGCGAGCTTGCGCAGCAGTTTGTAGGCGGCCTCTTCGCCGATCCCCTTCTGCTCCATCAGGAAGCCCTTGGCGCGATCGACGGTCTTGCGTTCCACGAGCGACAGGCGCGCGCGGTCGAGTTCCTCGCGCATCGCGTGATAACGATTGAAGTGCGCGACCGCGACGTCGACGACCGGTTGCACGCGGTCCTGCGTCAGTCCCTTCACGACATAGGCGGACACGCCCGCCTCCATGCCTGCCGCGATGATCGCGGGATCGGACCGATCGGCGAACAGGGCGATGGGACGCGGCTGCTGTTCCGTCGTGCGCCGCAGGTCCTCGATCGCGTCACGACTGGGACTGTCGATGCTGACCACGATAACGTCGGGTTGCAGGACATTGACGCGCGTCGCGAGGTCGTGGGTGCCGTCGAGCCGCGCCAGGAGAACATAGCCGGCATCGCGCAGTCCCAACTCCACGATCTCGGCGCGGGTGGGATTGTCGTCGA
This DNA window, taken from Reyranella humidisoli, encodes the following:
- a CDS encoding CmpA/NrtA family ABC transporter substrate-binding protein, whose amino-acid sequence is MGQVERPKVRVGFIPLIDCAPVLFAEVLGLYERHGLDVELLREVSWSNIRDKLAVGLLDAAHMLSPMPLATTLGIDSVNVPMIAAMTLHLNGNSITLSNALWREIEDAAPEHVGDHRPAGAPLDARALAAVVARRACEGRPPITLASVFTYSSHNHLLRLWLASGGIDPDRDVRLTVVPPPHMVAHLSGGTIDGYCVGEPWNQQSATLGIGRIAASSRQIWDSMPEKVLGTTEAWAQRNPKTLIALVKAIIEACAWLDEPANRPEAARILAMPRFLNVPADVIGRSLSLPDFHIFHRQLANFPWRSHADWYLSQMVRWGQVESRPDMRAVADRVFRSDIYRAAASELGLPCPLGDRKVEGAHSDPWILPTNGAPVAMGPDSFLDGSVFDPNNETSTTFKQQESNHGD
- a CDS encoding ANTAR domain-containing response regulator, with the translated sequence MSKPLSVVLIDDNPTRAEIVELGLRDAGYVLLARLDGTHDLATRVNVLQPDVIVVSIDSPSRDAIEDLRRTTEQQPRPIALFADRSDPAIIAAGMEAGVSAYVVKGLTQDRVQPVVDVAVAHFNRYHAMREELDRARLSLVERKTVDRAKGFLMEQKGIGEEAAYKLLRKLAMDQNKRIGEVAQDLLTYAKALKF
- a CDS encoding CmpA/NrtA family ABC transporter substrate-binding protein; this translates as MATRNGRKGLGRRDLFKSASGVAATAALMSAVRASFPGGAFAQTSGPETNKVTLGFIALTDSSPLIIAKEKKLFDKYGITDANVAKQASWGTTRDNTVLGSSSGGVDGAHILTPKPYQMSLGLTTPENKPVPMYILSRLNTNGQAISVAKDLMSTGATVNAAPLKEAFAKMKAAGKDPKCAMTFRGGTHDLWIRYWLAAGGIDPDKDVSTIVVPPPQMVANMKVGSMEAFCVGEPWNEQLVNQGIGYTACTTGDLWKNHPEKSLAMRAEWVDKNPKAALAVLQAVLEAAQWCDKRENAKELADIVGKRQWFNCPPSDIINRIEGKVNYGDGRKIDNRDLSMKFWRDHASYPYQSHELWFLTENQRWGMMAADLDTKAIIGKVNREDLWREAAKAIGVAAADMPAGTSRGKETFFDGKVFDPADPKAYLAALQIKKVA